The genome window TTTCACAGCAGTTTAAGCGACAAAAAGTTCCCATTTTATAGAGAGAAAATGAAAGAACATGATCTGACAATCAAAGTAACCTTTTATTTTAACGAACATAGAATCATTTTGAAGATATTAAACAACTTTCAGCTTACCGATCAGGAAGAAAAGAGGGTTCGGGAGAAGTTTCGTATTTCAAGAGACTTCGACAATCTCTTCGAGTTCTTTATGAAGTTCGGCGATTCTACGGAAGGTGCGGGTCTCGGAATTACGATGGTGGAAATTCTGGTTGCACAGAGCGGATTTGACAGGCATCTGTTTACGATTTACAGTAGAAAAGGGATTTCCCAGACTGTTGCCAGAGTCGAAATCCCGCTCAGAGAGGATTACATTCCGAGAAGATTGAAGTTCGCCCGAGGGCAGAATTTCGCTTCGAGTATGTAGAATGAGGACGAATGGAACCGAGCAATCAAGTAAATAAATTACAGGAACAAGCGAATCTTATGAATCTTGCGCTTGAGTCCGTGTTAACGGAAGATCAAGCCGTTGAATTGATCCAAGGAAAGATCCGCGATGCTTTCTTATTAAAAATCAGAATCGATATCGAAAACCGAAGCGGCGCGGTAGTCGCAATCGTCAGTAAATATAAAAACGACGTCATTGAAATCTTTTCCTTATTTTCGAACTCATCGTTGATCCGTAAAATCCGGAGCTTTGAAGACTCGGCCGCATTCGCTTTGGATATGGTGGAAGCCGCAAAATCCGAACCGTTCGATCCCGGTCTTTCGGACAGCATCGGAAGAATCGTTTATTCCAAACTTACGAAAGCCGTATTAGAATCTTCTTATGCGAATTGGGAAAAGAACGACGCTTCCAGCTTCGTAAACATTCTCGAGAATCAGATCAAAACTTCTTTGAAAGTGAATCAGGTTCGGATTCAGGCGGACGTTGAATTCTTATCAAGCCCTAAGTTCAGAGCGAAAAACGTTTTTGCCGGTATTATTCCCGCAGTAAACAGACCTTCGGAAGAACCCGCCATCGGACAAGTTCCCGAAAGCCAGGAAAAAACTCCGGTTCAAAGACAAATCGAACAATTCCGTAAACCGTTCGGAAGAGTGATTCTTTCCAAAACCGTTCTTGCTCCCGTTGGAGGAGTTGACTTCGACGAATTGATCGAAGGCGATAAATTATATTTTCAATTACCGACCGGATCCATGGACGAAAAAGCCATGGCGAAGACTCTCGGAGGTTTTGACGAAGCGGGAAATCCGAAAAACGTCATCGGAGAATTTATCGGAATCGCCGCAGGCAAAGGGGAATATCATATCTTCGCGAAAGGACCTTCCGGCGTTTTACTTCAAGCATTTGAAGAACGTCCCGTGCGGCTTGCGAAAGTGAAGACCAAATCCGCTTCTTCCTCGCCAGCGCCCTCAAAGGTCGAATCCGGAGGCGGTGGTTCCTTGGGGATGATCATCGTGGCCGGTGTGGTGATCGTTGTGGGCCTGCTCGTTTTCCTGATTATGAAATAACGATACAGCCGCCGAACTGGGGTCGGTGTGTTCTCGGAACGTGTGGGTTTTTCCGTAGTTGCGGGAGTTCCCACAAATTCCTAGTCTTACGATCCGACTGATTTGTCGGTGCAAGTTTTGTTGGAACTCTTACAAGAAACTGAAACTTCGGTATATTAGCCGATCACGATATTGACGAGCTTGCCGGGAACGTAGATTTCTTTTCGAATCGTCTTTCCTTCCAAGATTCCTTTGATCTTATCCAGATTTTTAGCCAATCCGATCGCCTCCGCTTGAGAAACGTCCTTCGGAGCTTTGAACTCGTCTCTGAGTTTTCCGTTCACTTGAACCACGATTAGAATCTCGGATTCGACGAGATATTGCGGGTTAGCCTCGGGGAATTTTTCGTAGGTCAACGATTCTTTTTTGCCGGCGCGTTTCCAAAGTTCTTCCGCTAAGTGAGGAGCGAACGGAGCCAAAAGAAGAATAAACGGTTCCAGCGCTTCCTTCGGTCTGCGGTCGGTCGGTGTGAACTCGTTCACAAAGATCATCAGCTGCGAAATCGCTGTGTTAAACGAAAAGTTCGGAATGTCTTCGCTGACTTTCTGGATCGTTTTGTGAAGAATTTTCAATTCTTCAGGGGTCGGAACTACGTCGTCCAAGCGGAAGGATTCTCCCTCGCCTGTGTGAAAGAGTCTCCAGATCCGATTGAGAAAACGGAACACACCTTCCACACCTCTCGTGCTCCAAGGTTTGACCATTTCCAGCGGCCCCATGAACATTTCGAAAAGCCGCAAGCTATCCGCGCCGTATTCTTGAATGACGTCGTCCGGGTTGACTACGTTTCCGAGAGATTTGGACATCTTGCGTTTGTCTTCTCCGAGGATCAAACCTTGGTGAATCAATTTCGCAAACGGTTCCTGTGTGGAAACGACTCCGATATCGTATAAGAATTTATGCCAGAACCTCGAGTAAAGAAGGTGAAGCACCGCGTGTTCGGAGCCGCCGACATACAAATCTACGGGCATCCATTTCTTTTCCAATTCCGGATCGCAGAACAGTTTTCCGTTTTTCGGATCGATATAACGCAGATAATACCAGCACGAACCGGCCCACTGAGGCATCGTGTTCGTCTCGCGAGTTCCGATTTCGCCCGTTTCCGGATCTTTGTATTTCAGCCATTCTTTCGCGAGCGCGAGAGGGGATTCTCCGGTTCCGGAAGGTTTAAATTCTTCTAAATTAGGAAGTTCTAATGGAAGCTCGGATTCAGGGATCGGTTTTGTGACTCCCGAAGGATAATGAACGAGAGGAATCGGTTCTCCCCAATATCTCTGTCTTGCGAAAAGCCAATCCCTGAGTTTGAATTGGATCTTTTTCTTTCCGATCTTCTTGTTTTCCGCCCACGCGATGATCTTGGAAGAGGCCGTTGGATAATCCAATCCGTCGATTGAAATTTCGGAGGAAGACGAGTTGATACAAACGGAAGTTTTAGAATCGAACGCGGTCGATTCCGAAATTTCACCTTCGATCACCGGAAGAATTTTTAATCCGAACGTCTTTGCGAACTCGTAGTCTCTTTGATCGTGTGCGGGAACGGCCATAATCGCTCCGGTCCCGTATCCGTATAACACGTAGTCGCTGATCCAAACCGGAATTTTCTGAGCCGGATCGGCGGGATTGACGACGTAAGAACCCGTGAACACACCGGTCTTTTCCTTGGTCAGTTCCATACGATCCAAATCGCTCTTCAAGGAAGAAGCTTTTTGATATTCTTCCACCTTTTGTTTTTGTTCGGGAGTCGTGATCTCCGCAACGATCGGGTGTTCCGGCGCTACGACCATATAAGTCACGCCGAAGATCGTATCGGGTCTTGTGGTAAAAATTCGGATTCCGTCGAGTCCGCTCGGCAGAGTTGCGGGAAACGGAAACGTGATTTCGAGACCTTCGCTTTTACCGATCCAATTCTTCTGCATTTCCAAAGTGGAAGGAGGCCATTGAACCAGTTTGAGATCTTCGAGAAGTCGATCCGCGTAAGCGGTGATTCTCATCATATATTGACGCATCGGTTTACGAACGACTTCGTAACCCTTGCCGACCCATTCTTCCACTTCTTCGTTTGCGAGAACCGTTCCCAAAGCCTCGCACCAGTTTACGGGAATTTCCGCCTGATATACGAGTCTAAAGTCGGAAAGGATCTTTTCCTGATCCGCTACGGAGAATTGTTTCCATTCTTCCGCTGAGAATTCTCTATAATCCAGTCCTGCGGAGCCTTTTGCGGAGAATCGTTGTATAAGTGCATCTATGGATTCCGCCTTGTTCGACTCCGGGTTGAACCAGGAACCGTAGAGCCGAACGAAGATCCACTGCGTAAATTTGTAGTAATCCGGATCGGTCGTAGACAATTCACGGGACCAATCGTAAGAAAGCCCGATCATCTGGATCTGGCGGCGAAAATTATCGATATTGTTTTTTGTGGTGATCGCGGGATGGACGCCGGTTTGCATCGCATAACGTTCCGCGGGAAGTCCGAAGGCGTCCCAGCCCATCGGATGCAGAACTTCAAAACCCTTCATTCTCTTAAAGCGGGAAAGAATGTCCGTCGCAGTGTAACCTTCCGGGTGACCTACGTGAAGTCCGGCTCCGGAAGGATAAGGAAACATATCCAAACAGTAGAATTTCGGTTTAGCAGACCGGATGTTTGTCTGAAAGCTTTTGTTATCTTCCCAGTATTTTTGCCAAAAGGATTCTACTTCCTGAAACGGATATTGCATTTGGATCCTTACTTTCTTACGGAGTCGATTACCTTGATCAATCTTTGAAACGTTTTACTCAAACAAGTTTTGCAAAGATCGTATTGGTAAAGTTGCGCGACTTTTGTTCTGCATCCGGTGCAAGTCAAGAGATGGTTTTCCTTTGTATCGGTTTGTTTTTCTTCGAGTAATTGCATTTTGCTCCCAGACTTATCCATGCTGATTTGTTTATTTACAGAGTGTCAATAAATCCGGAAAGAAACGTGATCCAACAACATCCCTTCCCGGCAGATCGGAGATTACGTTATAAAAACCGGGTAGTTTAGAGTCAAAAAAAATTAGCCGGCGGTGATCAGAAATAGATGGAATTTTTTTTAAAAAAAATAAGATCTTTTGTTTTATGTGGAATGCTTTTTAAAAAGCGAGTTTCCAATGGTTGATAGCCGATCGATTGGAAATTTATTTCATTTTTAAATCGGATAAGGAAAGGTGTTTCGTTTGCTACAAGTAAAAAATCTCAACAAGTCCTATTTAGTTTCCGGAAAAAAACTCGAAGTGTTAAAAGACGTTTCTTTTGAGATAGAAGAGGGAGAATTTATTGCGATCATCGGTCCTTCCGGTTCGGGAAAGTCCACATTGCTCGCAATTTCAGCAGGTTTGGATCGTCCGGACGATGGAGAAGTCGTTCTAGACGGAATTCCGCTTCTACAAAAGGAAGAAGACGAACTTGCAAAGTTGCGAGGAGAAAAGATCGGTTTTATCTTTCAGAACTTTCAGCTCATTAAGTCTCTCAATGCGTTGGAAAATGTCTCTTTACCTCTCGTGTTAAATTCGAAACTCTCTTCCACTCAAATCAGGGATCAAGCGATGATCTGGTTGGACAAGGTTTCGATGAAGGAAAGAGCTTCCAACTTTCCCGGTCAGCTTTCGGGAGGAGAAGAACAACGCATCGCGATCGCAAGATCGTTTATTCACAATCCGAAAATTCTTTTTGCCGACGAGCCTACCGCTAACTTGGATAAGAAGAACGGCGAGATGGTTATGAATCTTCTCGCGGAACTCAATCAAGGAACTTCCTCCACGTTGATCGTAGTTACGCACGATCGTTCCGTCGCCGATCTGGCCGATCGTGTATTAGAAATGAGTGATGGACGGATCGTAAAAGAAGTTCGTAAAACGACGAGGACTTCTAAAACGAAATCCACGACAAAGAATCCGACTTCCAAAAGTCGGCAGCGTTCTTCCTCAAAGAAAAAGGCCGTTTCTAAAAAAAGATGAAATTCAATCTACTCATTCAATCCATTCTCCGCGACTTCCGATCCAGAAAAAGTTCCGCTTTGCAGATCGTTTTGGCGATCGCGATCGGAACCGGCTCCGTTACCGCGATTCACGCCTATAGGGAAGAATTGAGCCGCTCCATTTTAAAGGAGGCGCGCAATCTCATGGGTTCCGATCTTCTCGTTCAGACTTCTTCTCCGCTTACCAAAGAACAGAAAGAATTTATGTCCTCTCGTCTTCCAAAAGGTTCGGAAACCTCGGAACTCGTGCAGTTTGCTTCTATGCTGCGGAACAAGGAAAACGACGAAACCACGCTTTCCCTGATCAAAACGATGTCGGGCAGTTTTCCGTATTACGGCGAAATCGTCACCGAACCTGCGGGCGCTTACCGCAAACTCAAAGAAGGGGAAATCCTTCTTGAAGAAAGTCTGATTAAGAATTTAAAACTGAAACTCGGATCTTCTGTTTCTCTGGGAGAACGCGACTTTATCTTAAAAGGTAAGGTTTTGAAGGAACCGGGAATTGCGGGAAGTTTTCTTTCGATGGCGCCCACTTCTATCATCTCCGGTTCTTCGCTTGCGTCCACCGGTTTGGAACAAAGGGGTTCTAGGATCAGTTATCTAGTTCCGATCAAACTGAAAGATCCTTCGATCGCGGGAAAATACAAGGAAGCGAACTTCAAAGAGTATATTCAAAAAGACTTAACTCTTTACGATTCAACGGAAACGAACTCCGGTTCGCGTAAATTTTTGACGAACACCTTGGATTTTTTCAGTCTTCTCGGTTTATCCGCGTTCTTTTTGGGAGGAATTTCGATTCTTCTTGCGAGTCGAGCCGGAATCCGTGAAAAGTCGGGCGCGCTTGCGGTTTTGAAATGTTTGGGCGCGAGTCCGAGAACGGTGAGTTTGATCGTTTTGGGGGAATTGTTCTTCTTTTCTTTGATCGGTTCCGCTTTGGGACTTTTGCTCGGAAACGTTTTGTTGAATTGGATTCCCGATCTTGCGGGCGAAGACATTCTCAGTTTTCATCCCGTGATCGGATGGTCTTCGCTGTTGTGGGGATTGCTGATCGGAATTCTGATTCCGTTTTTCTCTTCGGCGGAATCTCTGATTACGATCCGATCTCTCAAACCGATTCTCGCGCTCAAACAGGAATTTCAGGAAGAAGCCGATCGGATTCCTAAGTTTAGAATCACGCAGATCGCGGGTTATCTGATTCTTTTTCTGATCTTTTTCGCGCTTGCGTGGTGGGAAACCGAAAGTCCGTGGAAGGGATTGATTCTCTGTTCGGTGCTTTTGATTCTTCCGTTGATCGTATTTCTTGTATATTCCGGAATTCGAATATTCATTTCCCGTTTTAGGGACAAACGGGAATTTACCCCGTTTGCGAGATTTATCATCGGAAAATTCGACAGGCCCGGAACGACATTGTCGCTTTCCGTTATCGGACTTACGAGTTCTTTGTTCATTCTTCTTTTGTCTTTGATCGTTAGCGAAAGTCTTTTGGAATACAGCGGAGCCAAGGATACGGAAAGAAGACCGAATCTTTTCGTCATGGATATTCGCTCCGAACAAAAAGAACACTTCGAGGAAGTCGTTAAGGAATTCGGAGCGGAGAAGGTCATCGTCGCTCCCGTGATCGGCGCGAGATTGTCCAAGATCAACGGCGAAACGATCAAAAAGGACGAAACCGAAACCTCCGCGTTAAAACGCGATTGGAGATCCACGGCAAGAACCAGAGAATACTTTCTCTCGTATCGAAACGAACCGTATCCCACCGAAAAAATCGTAAACGGAGATTTTTGGAGAAAGGGAGAAGAGGATCAAATTTCCGTGGAAAAGGAATTCTCCACACACCTGAAAGTCAACTTAGGAGACAGTTTATCGTTCTTAGTCGGCGGCGTGGAAGTGACGGGCGTGATTCGAAACTTCAGAACGGTGAACTGGGCGGACATGAGACCGAACTTCGTCGTATTGTTTTCGAAAGGGATTTTGGAAAAGGCGCCGAGTTATTACCTGAGTTCGTTGCGTCTCGAATCCGAAGAAAAACGATACGATCTGCAGAAGAATCTTATTTCGAAATATCCGAATCTTACGATCATCGATACGGATAAGGCCGTCCGCGCATTCTTGGGAATTTTGGAAAAAATTTCTTTCACGATTCGATTGATGACTTGGCTGATTTTAGGAGCTTCTTTGCTTTTGGTTTTGACGGCTTTGAATTCGAGTCGCAAGGAAAGAATCGAGGAAACGACTTTGTTGCGGATCATCGGAGGAACTTCCTCC of Leptospira sanjuanensis contains these proteins:
- a CDS encoding ABC transporter ATP-binding protein; the protein is MLQVKNLNKSYLVSGKKLEVLKDVSFEIEEGEFIAIIGPSGSGKSTLLAISAGLDRPDDGEVVLDGIPLLQKEEDELAKLRGEKIGFIFQNFQLIKSLNALENVSLPLVLNSKLSSTQIRDQAMIWLDKVSMKERASNFPGQLSGGEEQRIAIARSFIHNPKILFADEPTANLDKKNGEMVMNLLAELNQGTSSTLIVVTHDRSVADLADRVLEMSDGRIVKEVRKTTRTSKTKSTTKNPTSKSRQRSSSKKKAVSKKR
- a CDS encoding ABC transporter permease — translated: MKFNLLIQSILRDFRSRKSSALQIVLAIAIGTGSVTAIHAYREELSRSILKEARNLMGSDLLVQTSSPLTKEQKEFMSSRLPKGSETSELVQFASMLRNKENDETTLSLIKTMSGSFPYYGEIVTEPAGAYRKLKEGEILLEESLIKNLKLKLGSSVSLGERDFILKGKVLKEPGIAGSFLSMAPTSIISGSSLASTGLEQRGSRISYLVPIKLKDPSIAGKYKEANFKEYIQKDLTLYDSTETNSGSRKFLTNTLDFFSLLGLSAFFLGGISILLASRAGIREKSGALAVLKCLGASPRTVSLIVLGELFFFSLIGSALGLLLGNVLLNWIPDLAGEDILSFHPVIGWSSLLWGLLIGILIPFFSSAESLITIRSLKPILALKQEFQEEADRIPKFRITQIAGYLILFLIFFALAWWETESPWKGLILCSVLLILPLIVFLVYSGIRIFISRFRDKREFTPFARFIIGKFDRPGTTLSLSVIGLTSSLFILLLSLIVSESLLEYSGAKDTERRPNLFVMDIRSEQKEHFEEVVKEFGAEKVIVAPVIGARLSKINGETIKKDETETSALKRDWRSTARTREYFLSYRNEPYPTEKIVNGDFWRKGEEDQISVEKEFSTHLKVNLGDSLSFLVGGVEVTGVIRNFRTVNWADMRPNFVVLFSKGILEKAPSYYLSSLRLESEEKRYDLQKNLISKYPNLTIIDTDKAVRAFLGILEKISFTIRLMTWLILGASLLLVLTALNSSRKERIEETTLLRIIGGTSSFLKKVFLWEGILLGTFSFLLALLLAWIANEIISQKVLEIEPSHPWIEYLLAYLFTIFATTVVYYLNLRGEWKKPPISFMKSI
- the leuS gene encoding leucine--tRNA ligase; protein product: MQYPFQEVESFWQKYWEDNKSFQTNIRSAKPKFYCLDMFPYPSGAGLHVGHPEGYTATDILSRFKRMKGFEVLHPMGWDAFGLPAERYAMQTGVHPAITTKNNIDNFRRQIQMIGLSYDWSRELSTTDPDYYKFTQWIFVRLYGSWFNPESNKAESIDALIQRFSAKGSAGLDYREFSAEEWKQFSVADQEKILSDFRLVYQAEIPVNWCEALGTVLANEEVEEWVGKGYEVVRKPMRQYMMRITAYADRLLEDLKLVQWPPSTLEMQKNWIGKSEGLEITFPFPATLPSGLDGIRIFTTRPDTIFGVTYMVVAPEHPIVAEITTPEQKQKVEEYQKASSLKSDLDRMELTKEKTGVFTGSYVVNPADPAQKIPVWISDYVLYGYGTGAIMAVPAHDQRDYEFAKTFGLKILPVIEGEISESTAFDSKTSVCINSSSSEISIDGLDYPTASSKIIAWAENKKIGKKKIQFKLRDWLFARQRYWGEPIPLVHYPSGVTKPIPESELPLELPNLEEFKPSGTGESPLALAKEWLKYKDPETGEIGTRETNTMPQWAGSCWYYLRYIDPKNGKLFCDPELEKKWMPVDLYVGGSEHAVLHLLYSRFWHKFLYDIGVVSTQEPFAKLIHQGLILGEDKRKMSKSLGNVVNPDDVIQEYGADSLRLFEMFMGPLEMVKPWSTRGVEGVFRFLNRIWRLFHTGEGESFRLDDVVPTPEELKILHKTIQKVSEDIPNFSFNTAISQLMIFVNEFTPTDRRPKEALEPFILLLAPFAPHLAEELWKRAGKKESLTYEKFPEANPQYLVESEILIVVQVNGKLRDEFKAPKDVSQAEAIGLAKNLDKIKGILEGKTIRKEIYVPGKLVNIVIG
- a CDS encoding LIC10486 family protein gives rise to the protein MEPSNQVNKLQEQANLMNLALESVLTEDQAVELIQGKIRDAFLLKIRIDIENRSGAVVAIVSKYKNDVIEIFSLFSNSSLIRKIRSFEDSAAFALDMVEAAKSEPFDPGLSDSIGRIVYSKLTKAVLESSYANWEKNDASSFVNILENQIKTSLKVNQVRIQADVEFLSSPKFRAKNVFAGIIPAVNRPSEEPAIGQVPESQEKTPVQRQIEQFRKPFGRVILSKTVLAPVGGVDFDELIEGDKLYFQLPTGSMDEKAMAKTLGGFDEAGNPKNVIGEFIGIAAGKGEYHIFAKGPSGVLLQAFEERPVRLAKVKTKSASSSPAPSKVESGGGGSLGMIIVAGVVIVVGLLVFLIMK